The window GGGCGGGCGTCACGGTGAGCAGGGCGGTGAGTATCGCGGACAGCGCGGCGAAGACTGCGGACCGGCCGAGGAAGCGGGGTCTGTGCATGTTGAGGACGCTCCTTGGGTGTAGGGGGTGGAACGGCCGTCCCCTGAGCACGGGGACGGCCGTCGGCGGAGCTGGTGTGCTCAGGGGTAGCTGGTCAGATTGGCCACGTTGGTCGTGGAGTTGGAGGGGCCGCCCGTGCCGTTGACCACGTGCCGGATGGTGCCCACTCCGCCGAGGGAGACGGTCACCATGCTGGTGAAGCGCACATTGGAGTTGGTCGGCGCCTCGATGGCCCGTTCGGCGGCCACGCCCGGGTTGACGTTGAAGTAGCAGTAGCTGCCGAAGCCGTAGACCTGGTGGCTGGTGACGGAGTTCGCGACCTTGTAGGCGGCGTAGCCCTGGGTGGAGCCGTTCATCCAGGCCGCCTGGTTCGGCGGGTCGTACGGCATCTCGTTCTGGTAGAAGTACGTCCGCCCGCCGTTGCCGTTCCAGATGGTCTGGTACTTCTGGTAGTGCTCGACGAACAGGCCGTACGCGGTGACGTTGTCACCGTTGACGATCAGGCCGGTGTCGCCGGTGTTGGTGTTCCAGCCGACTCCGCTGCCGTGGTCGGCGCGCCAGATCCAGGTGTGGTCGGCGATGACGTTGTCGCTGTTGATCACCAGACTGGTGGTCGCCCTGCCGACGGCGGCGCCGCCGACGCGGAAGTACACATCGTGCAGGGACGTCGGGTTCGAGGCGTGCGAGGCGGACGAGCCCGTCGGGCCGACCTCCATCAGAGTGGGCGAGTTGGTGGTGCCCGCGTCGAAGAGGACGCCCGCGACCTTCACGCCGTCGACGTCGGCCACCTTCATCGCGGTGACGCCGTTGTCCGGGATGAACGTGGCGAGGCCCAGACCGAGGACGACGGTGTCGGCCCGGTTCACCTGGAGCGTCTGGTTGAGGTGGTAGACACCCGGGGTGACCAGGAGGTTCTTGCCCGCCGCCAGTGCCGCGTTGATGTCCGCGGCGGTCGCACCCGGCTTCACGACGTAGAAGGTGTCGAGGGACAGCGAGCTGCCGGCCGGGGTTCCGTTCGCCCAGCTGGTGCCGGTGGAGTTGGACCGCTGGGACGGCACGAAGACCTGGTAGGCGCCGTTGCCGTCGACGTACAGGGACGGCTTCTCCCGGCTGACCGGGGTCTGCGCGACCGTGGTGTACGGCGGGCTGGGGAAGCTGGTGGCCGGGACGCCCTGGCTGCCGACGAAGACCATGTTCCAGTTGGAGCCGGTCCAGCTTCCGAGCTGGGAGTTGCGGGTCAGCCACTGCTGCTGGCTGCCGGAGTTGACCTGCCCGTCGATCTTGGTGTCGGCGAGCAGACCGCCGCTGGACCAGCCGTTGTCGTCGAGCGCGACATTGCCGCGCAGATGCATCCGGCGGTACGAGGCCGCCTGCGAGACCGCCCAACGGTCGGTGCCGCCGGTCGGGTTGACGGACAGGTTCTCGGCGCCGCGCCAGAAGTTCTGCGTCGCGTTGCCCTGGAACCAGTCGGCCTCGGCATGCACCGCGCCGTTGATCGTGACCGCGTCCGGGGTCAGACCCAGACCCGCGACCTGGGTGTAGAAGCCGACGTTGACATCGGCGTTGTAGGAACCCGGCTTGAACAGGACGGCGTAGCGCTGGGAGCCGAACTGGTTCGTCTCCTGCTGCTGGAAGATCGAGTTCACCCTGGTCTGGATCGTCGACGACGACATCGACGGGTCGAAGACGACGACGTTCGGGCCGAGGTCCGGATTCGTGCCGGACTGGGTCACGGGGACCACCTGGAAGCGCTGGGCGGCGCTGCCGTTGCAGGTGTACTGCACGAACTGCACGCTGTCCGCGGCCGAGGCGCCGGGGTCGTCCAGGCACTTGCCGCTGTTGCGGTTCACGAAGTGATAGGCGCCACCGCCCTCGTCGACCGGCAGCCACTGCTGATTGGTGCCGCCGCCGTACGCCCACAGATGAACAGGCGCGCTGTCCGCCGTGGACAGGTCGGCGACGTCCACGACCTGGCCGGTGTTGTTGCCGTTGTTGATACGGACATGGCCGTCGCTGGTGGCGGTGAAGCTCCACCGCTGGGCCGTCGAGCTGTTGCACGCGTACTGCTGTACGACGGTGCCGTTGGCCGTGGCGGCGGACCTGGCGTCCAGACATCTGCCGCTCGCGGCGTTCATGACCGTGGCGAAGCCGGTGGGCAGCGCGGCGGCCGCGCTCGCCGCCGCACTCGCGGGCGCGGGTGCGGCGGTGAGCAGGGAGGCGACGGCCGCGGTGACCAACGCGGCGGCAGTGGATCTGCGGCGGCGCTTGAGCGCGGCGGGCAAGTGGGTGAACACGGATTCTCCTTGCCGAGGGGTTCGGCGGATGGGGGGTGGGGGCCGAAGGGGTCGGCGAATGGTGGGAGTGGGGGTGGCGCTGGATCAGCCGGTGTACGCGGCGAAGACGCGGGTGTAGTCCCAGGCGGACTGGCCCACACCGGAGCAGCTGTCGGCGGGGCCGCCGGTGCACGGACGGTCACGGTTGACGGACCAGAACGTCAGCCGGGCCAGGTGGTGTTGCTGGGCGTAGGCGAGCATCGTCCGGAAGTCGTTCACCGTGACGGTCTCGTTCTGGTCGGTGATGCCGTTCATCGACGAGATGCCCATGAGCCGGTAGGCCTGGTCGTCGCTGTAGCCGTAGGCGTTCTTCAGCGCGTTCTTGAGGCCTTCGGCGGCCCGCGTGCTGAGGTTGCCCATGTTCTGGCCGGCGCCGCCGAAGTTGAACGGCATGATCGTCCAGGCGTCCACGGTCAGACCGGAGTTGGCGGCCCGGTTGATCAGGCTGGTGTCGGGCCCGCTCTGCCCGGTGCCGATGGTGACGTAGACCTTCAGACCGGGGTTGTTGGCCTTCACGGTCTTCAGGGCGTCCACGGTCCGCTGCTGCACGGTCGGGCTGTTGTAGGCGTCGGCCTCCAGGTCGATGTCGATGGCCTTGAGCCCGTACGCACTGATGACCCGCTGGTACGCGGCGGCGAGTTCGCCCGCGGTGGAGCAGGAGCTCTCCAGCTTGTTGCCGCTCCAGCCGCCGAAGGACGGGACGACGTCGCCGCCGTTCGCCCGCACGGTGTTGATCGTCTGCTGGTCGACGCCGCCGGTCAGCGCCCGGCCGCCGTCCCACTGGGGGTTGCAGTAGCCGTTGCTGAGCACGAAGGCGAGGGTGAAGTACTTGACGCCGGTGGCGTTGGTGACCGTGGTGGGGCTCGGCGGGCTGC is drawn from Streptomyces liliifuscus and contains these coding sequences:
- a CDS encoding RICIN domain-containing protein, with translation MVTAAVASLLTAAPAPASAAASAAAALPTGFATVMNAASGRCLDARSAATANGTVVQQYACNSSTAQRWSFTATSDGHVRINNGNNTGQVVDVADLSTADSAPVHLWAYGGGTNQQWLPVDEGGGAYHFVNRNSGKCLDDPGASAADSVQFVQYTCNGSAAQRFQVVPVTQSGTNPDLGPNVVVFDPSMSSSTIQTRVNSIFQQQETNQFGSQRYAVLFKPGSYNADVNVGFYTQVAGLGLTPDAVTINGAVHAEADWFQGNATQNFWRGAENLSVNPTGGTDRWAVSQAASYRRMHLRGNVALDDNGWSSGGLLADTKIDGQVNSGSQQQWLTRNSQLGSWTGSNWNMVFVGSQGVPATSFPSPPYTTVAQTPVSREKPSLYVDGNGAYQVFVPSQRSNSTGTSWANGTPAGSSLSLDTFYVVKPGATAADINAALAAGKNLLVTPGVYHLNQTLQVNRADTVVLGLGLATFIPDNGVTAMKVADVDGVKVAGVLFDAGTTNSPTLMEVGPTGSSASHASNPTSLHDVYFRVGGAAVGRATTSLVINSDNVIADHTWIWRADHGSGVGWNTNTGDTGLIVNGDNVTAYGLFVEHYQKYQTIWNGNGGRTYFYQNEMPYDPPNQAAWMNGSTQGYAAYKVANSVTSHQVYGFGSYCYFNVNPGVAAERAIEAPTNSNVRFTSMVTVSLGGVGTIRHVVNGTGGPSNSTTNVANLTSYP
- a CDS encoding lectin; translation: MPRPLSAVVSLAVLSLATGLLTASPAQAATGTITGLAGKCLDVAGANSADGTAVQLYDCNGTAAQQWTVGSDGTVRALGKCLDVTGSSTADGATVQLWSCTGAANQKWTVSSANDIVNPQAGKCLDVTGNNSANGTRIQIWSCGGGANQKWTAPAPGDGGNPSTPMAVAPYLYNGWGSPPSPTTVTNATGVKYFTLAFVLSNGYCNPQWDGGRALTGGVDQQTINTVRANGGDVVPSFGGWSGNKLESSCSTAGELAAAYQRVISAYGLKAIDIDLEADAYNSPTVQQRTVDALKTVKANNPGLKVYVTIGTGQSGPDTSLINRAANSGLTVDAWTIMPFNFGGAGQNMGNLSTRAAEGLKNALKNAYGYSDDQAYRLMGISSMNGITDQNETVTVNDFRTMLAYAQQHHLARLTFWSVNRDRPCTGGPADSCSGVGQSAWDYTRVFAAYTG